From the Porphyrobacter sp. CACIAM 03H1 genome, the window CCGGGTCTACAACGACATCGCCCGCGCGGCAGTCGCCGCAGAACGATCAGGCCGGGACGGAAACTAGCCCTTTCAGGGAGTTGGGGCCGGCTTCAGCGAGCGTGACTTCGACCAGATCGCCGATCGCGTGATCGCCCTCGAACCACACCGATTGCAGCCAGGGCGACTTGCCGAGCCACTGGCCGGGATGGCGCCCGGTGCGCTCGACCAGAACCTTGCAGGTCTTGCCGACACTCGCCTGGTTGAAGGCATACTGGTGGTGCCCGATGCGCTGCTGAAGGCGCTGGAGGCGCTCGTCCATCACCTCGGGGGCGATCTGGCCGTCCATCGTCGCCGCGGGCGTGCCGGGACGCGGGGAGTACTTGAAGCTGAAGCAGGCGGCGTAGCGGACTTCGTCGACGATGCTCAGGGTGTCCTCAAACTCCGCCTCGGTCTCGCCCGGAAAGCCGACGATGAAATCGCCCGACAGCGCGATATCAGGCCTGACGGCGCGGAAGCGCTCGATCAGCCTGAGGTAGCTTTCCGCCGTGTGCTGGCGGTTCATGGCCTTGAGGATCCGGTCGTTCCCGGCCTGCACGGGGAGGTGCAGATAGGGCATGAGCTTGGCGACCTCGCCATGCGCGGCGATGAGGTCTTCGTCCATGTCGTTGGGATGGCTGGTGGTGTAGCGGATACGCTCCAGCCCATCGATCCCGGCGAGCGCCCGGATCAGCCCGCCAAGGCCTCCGCGCCGCCCCTTCTCGTCCTCGCCCGACCACGCATTGACGTTCTGGCCGAGCAGCGTGATCTCCTTAGCGCCCGCTTCGACAAGTTTCTGCGCTTCGGAAACGAGGTGGCTGAAAGGCCGCGATATTTCCGCGCCGCGGGTATAGGGGACGACGCAATAGGTGCAGAACTTGTCGCAGCCTTCCTGCACCGTCAGGAAGGCGCTCGGGCCGCGCTTCTTGCGCTGAGGGAGCGCGTCGAACTTGGCGATGGCGGGCATGTCGGTGTCGGTCGCGCGCTCGCCCTTCACGGCCTTGTCGAGCATCTCGGGCAGCCGGTGATAGGCCTGCGGGCCGACCACGATACTGACCGCAGGCGCGCGCGACATGATCTCCTCGCCCTCGGCTTGCGCGACGCAGCCCGCGACCGCGATCAGCGGGGCCCTTCCGCCTTGGGCCTCTGCTTCCTTGCCCGCCGCGACCAGCCGGCCGATGTCGGAATAGACCTTTTCCGCGGCCTTCTCGCGGATGTGGCAGGTGTTTAGGATGACGAGGTCGGCCTCTTCCCCTTCGGGCGCGGGCACGATCCCCTGCTCGCCCAGCAGCTCGCCCATGCGCTCGCCGTCATAGACGTTCATCTGGCAGCCGAAGCTCTTGACCCTGTAGGTCCGGGGAGGCGTTTGCGGTTTCATGAAGGCCGCGCCCATAGCGCCAAGCGCCCGGCGGTTCAACGAAAAGGGGCGGCCGAAGCCGCCCCTCCGGATCCTGCAATGCGATGGTGTCGCTCAGGCGACCGTCGCCTTGACGATCTTCCCCGGCGCGCGCGGCGGTTCGCCCTTGGGGATGGCGTGGACGTGTTCCATGCCGCTGATGACCTGGCCCCAGACGGTGTACTGCTTGTCGAGGAAGCGCGCGTCGTCGAGGCAGATGAAAAACTGCGAGTTGGCGCTGTTGGGGTTCTGCGCGCGGGCCATCGAGCACACGCCTTCGACGTGCGGCTCGGCGTTGAACTCGGCCGGAAGGTCGGGCTTGTCGCTGCCGCCCATGCCGGTGCCGGTCGGGTCGCCGCCCTGCGCCATGAAGCCGGCGATCACGCGGTGGAAGATCACCCCATCGTAGAAGCCTTCCTGCGCCAGCTCGGTGATGCGCGCGACGTGGCCGGGGGCCAGGTCGGGGCGCAGCTTGATGACGACATCGCCGTGTTCGCCGGTGCCGTTGTCGAGGGTGAAGGTAAGGGTTTCGGCCATCTGGGGTATCTCCTGCGTGAATTTGCCCGCGCTTTTAGCAGCCATGTCGCCCCTGTCACCCTCCAGCCTTGCTTTTGCGCCCTCCCCGCCTAAACCGCCGACATGGCCGACGACCGCATCCCCGAAGACGATCTCCTGATCGCCGATTCCGGCGAGGTCGAGGTGCGTCCGGACGACCGCGTCGACGACGAGCGTCACGACGAGGAGAACCGCCTGAAAGCCGATTACGTCGGCGCGGTGCGCGATGCCCTCGATGCGGGCGACAAGGGCGCGGTCTACGATCTGGTCGAGCCGCTGCACGCAGCCGACATCGCCGACCTGATCGAGCTGCTCGACCGCTCGGAACGCGCGCAACTGGCGACCGC encodes:
- the miaB gene encoding tRNA (N6-isopentenyl adenosine(37)-C2)-methylthiotransferase MiaB, whose amino-acid sequence is MKPQTPPRTYRVKSFGCQMNVYDGERMGELLGEQGIVPAPEGEEADLVILNTCHIREKAAEKVYSDIGRLVAAGKEAEAQGGRAPLIAVAGCVAQAEGEEIMSRAPAVSIVVGPQAYHRLPEMLDKAVKGERATDTDMPAIAKFDALPQRKKRGPSAFLTVQEGCDKFCTYCVVPYTRGAEISRPFSHLVSEAQKLVEAGAKEITLLGQNVNAWSGEDEKGRRGGLGGLIRALAGIDGLERIRYTTSHPNDMDEDLIAAHGEVAKLMPYLHLPVQAGNDRILKAMNRQHTAESYLRLIERFRAVRPDIALSGDFIVGFPGETEAEFEDTLSIVDEVRYAACFSFKYSPRPGTPAATMDGQIAPEVMDERLQRLQQRIGHHQYAFNQASVGKTCKVLVERTGRHPGQWLGKSPWLQSVWFEGDHAIGDLVEVTLAEAGPNSLKGLVSVPA
- a CDS encoding peptidylprolyl isomerase; the protein is MAETLTFTLDNGTGEHGDVVIKLRPDLAPGHVARITELAQEGFYDGVIFHRVIAGFMAQGGDPTGTGMGGSDKPDLPAEFNAEPHVEGVCSMARAQNPNSANSQFFICLDDARFLDKQYTVWGQVISGMEHVHAIPKGEPPRAPGKIVKATVA